Genomic DNA from [Chlorobium] sp. 445:
AAAAAAGCTATAGAGCCACATGTAGGGAATGAAGCGCTCGACCAAGTGTCCAAGAAAGATGAGAATCTTTGAGCGCGTGTTAAAGCGCGTAATGGCACCTCCCATGACCATGGACTTGATACGCTCGGGAGCAATCTCACCAATCGTGCGGATGATAATTGTGCCAAGTGAAATCCCTACAAAATGCGCAGACTGAATACCCAGATGATCCAAAACTTCAAGAATCTCCAGGCTAATTTCTTTGAAAGTGTAATTTTCTGCTTTGTAGCGCTCCAGCATGGATTGAGACTTGCCATGCCCGCGCAAATCTATAAGCAGAACGTTGAAGTTTTTTCGAAACTCACGTACTTGCTTAAACCAAATAGAGGAACTGCCCCCCGCCCCGTGAATGAATACCACCCAATCTGTCTCCGGCGAAATGACATATTCTTTGTAATGTAACATCGCTAGCGTTCTTTTTCCTTGCTTTATGTAAATATACTCAAAAATCCGTTTTCTTATTTTTGTGGCGCGCTCCCTCACTTGCCCTTACCTCTTTCAAAAGTTTTGCACTTATACCATATTGCCACAAAACATAAAAGACATCTGTTGCTATGCGCACGCTTATCCTTATCTCCGCTCTCTTCCTCGGGTTCTCACCTGTAGGTCTTGCTCAACTTCCTGAATGGGCACAAAGCTATGGTTCCACTCTTCCCTTTCCACGTGCCACACATCTGAGTGGCTTTGGCATGGCTAGGCTCACCAGCCAAGATGGTAGTGCCTTAGACCAAGCAAAAGCACAAGCGACATCAGACCTTATCAAGAAAATTCAAGTAACGGTCTCCAGCGATATGGTCTCCATATCAAAAGAAGTCGATGGGAAATTTTCATCCAGCCTCACGTCAGTCGTGCAGTCAGTTAGTACGCTGCAGCTTGAAGGGATTGAGTATCTGACTGCAAAAGACAATACGACTTTTTATGCCTTAGCGTTTGTCAAGCGCAATGAGCTAGCCGAGGCT
This window encodes:
- a CDS encoding 2-succinyl-6-hydroxy-2,4-cyclohexadiene-1-carboxylate synthase encodes the protein MLHYKEYVISPETDWVVFIHGAGGSSSIWFKQVREFRKNFNVLLIDLRGHGKSQSMLERYKAENYTFKEISLEILEVLDHLGIQSAHFVGISLGTIIIRTIGEIAPERIKSMVMGGAITRFNTRSKILIFLGHLVERFIPYMWLYSFFAWIIMPRRRHRNSRMMFINEAKKLCQREFIRWFRLTDEANPLLKYFTEKEIPVPTLYLMGDEDYMFLPPVKTLVKKHRYAELQIIENSGHVCNVDQPESFNARAIEFIQRQIKRMKPLKLSAQ